GGGCAATGGCACATGGCAGTTTTTTCATTTTGGTTCAATGTTATTTTCAGCAGTAATTCAGATATTATAATGTGAACCTGAATTCTTGAGCCATTATCAACCTTCCTGAAGGTAACTTTCCCTCGTGAATCAGATCTGTACAGCAAAATGACACTTAATTGGCTGTTTTAAGCCAGTCCTGGAGAACATAATGTTTTGTCCAGGATTCAAACCTACAACACCCGGATTAAAATTATCTGGGATTCAGAACTATGACCTATGGAATGGAAGTTATGTACCTTACCAATAGAGATCAATCAGAATAAAATTACATGAGACAGGTGGTCATGCATTCCACAGAGAGATTTAAATCAAACTCCcaacatatcttttttttaacaCCAGGCTTTTGTGTACTAGATTAACTGATTTTTATCTCTACCATCATACGACAAATTTTGTAACACACGTAAATGTAATGGTATTAGTTACATAAAATGATGAACTTACGACTCTGCCTCTGCTACAGTGACATGTCTGTCCTTCTCCAAATCTATTTTGTTACCAGCTATACATAAACATATATCATTGCCTAACATCTTCCGTAACTCTTTCACCCAATTCTTCAcctaaaatatacaataaaatattgaaactttcctAATCAACTATCTCTCGCTTGATCAATTTTCCATACAATCACAGCTGTCTTTAACTAAAGTGGCTACTTAAATCCTGGTAATGGATAAAACATTGTACCTTATTTATAAGACAACGTGCTTTTGAGCTCTTGCCGATGATGAATGGTGACGGAATTTTTCATTACTCTGTAAGTGTCTATATACATCCATTTTCAATTTCAAAGCAATTTCTTCATGATGAATTTATCTATTACAGCATACACTGTACAGATGACCCTGTTTTGTAAGATCGCATCTGCGAATCTCTGCACATTTTTTTCTTGGCTAGAACCACCAGTTTTATGCAAATTAAAtatggatagcttcctcacatccCAATTCTAAGTAACTCATGGCGTGATGCCACAAATACATGTAAGTTTGAAGTCAGTAATCTAAAGCACCAAGCCATGGAAGCCCAGACAACCCTGAATGACCCTCCGGTGCCTTCATGTAAACATCCCTTGATGCCTTTCATctttaaatgagccatgccatgagaaaaccaacatagtgggtgtgcgaccagcatggatccagaccagcctgcgcatccgcgcagtctggtcaggctccatgctgttcgcttttataatctattggaattggagaaactgttacaacagcatggaacctgaccagactgcgcggatgcgcaggctggtctggatccatgctggtcgcacacccactatgttggttttctcatggcccggcTCAAATGTATAAAACACCGGTATTCATTATTTCTGTCAAACAAAGGCCATGTGCAGGACTTAAATCAAATAGCATGCACTGCCTCTTATTAATGAGAATAatcaatattatattaaaacactTAACTACCTTTTGGAAAGAGTCCTCATCTGTGATATCATAGACTAGAATTGCACCATTACTATCTCTGTAATAGATAGGTCCTAATGCATGGAACCTCTCCTGGCCTGCTGTGTCCTGCAACGAATTTACCaacaaaaagttaactttggtTGCAGGATAAAAACTTACCAATATCTATACATTATTAGCTTTCTCTTCTTACCTGCTGTTTACTGCAAGGATGACTGCTATGAACaggagcactgccttgcgggtacAGATGCTCATCAGATTTTTTTGTCtctatataatagaaatattgtcctacccgtgtgtttttatgatattttctaagtccaaaaggggtcataattcttgcaaaaagcaggatagagttatgtttcttgctgtacagagtcagcttttgatggtgaacaagagttgcaagttttaaagcaatagctttgatagattaGGAGAAAAGCAGACTTAAACACATAACTTAACCAAGAAAGTGTTGTTAACTAAGAAATGACTAAATATACCAATAACACTTACCCAGATATTTAAAGTTACTCTTTTTCCACCAATGTTTAATTTCTTAGTAAGAAATGATGCCTGAAACGtaacataaaaatagaaataattcaaaatcatAACTTACGTTTTACAGAAAATTAAGTCAATTACTTCCTAAGACAATAGATGATACCCATCATAAAGCATAATATTAGGGACACAAACTGACCACTACCTaactaaaacttaaacaaaataccataaacaatatctttctatatacatttttttacaaataattaaatattgaaaataattcaaCACACATTTCTCAAAGTAAACAAGATCAATTGTTGTGTATTTTAAAAGTGGTTGATAGAGTTATTGCTCTTCTTTTTTTGTGTCTTTTGCCAGTTGACAAGAATAGAAGTATCAATATGAAATTTTTCAAAGTAATTAACTTTACAGTGGAAGTACTAACTCgagatttttcatgaaaatgtatgTCTACGACCACTTACATTTAACATGCAGACACTGTAAAATTCCACAAaataagagccataactccagtgaaaatcattaaaccaaaacattctaatAATATACACAACTAGGTTTGGCACTGATCACTCACGTGAAGTTTGGTTGAATTCCAACCACTGGTATAGGAGAAATAGCACAGACATTATAGAACTTAAccaatcaagggtcataactctgctgaaTCATGAAAAACATGCTGATGATATGcacaggggtgtggaaatcccaatatttttcactttgtCCATGGACAAGTGAGACATAAAAATCCACTTGCCCGCAGTCAAAATTCACTTGTCCAgattttcaacattaaaatgtgcattaacccttaccctgctatatttctataatggactggtccatctttcaatttggacagtatcacttattactcaaaggggctttcactaaaaatttactgactgaatagcgaacagtgcagaccatgatcagtctgcacggatgtgcaggctgatcttggtctgcactggtcgcaaaggcagaatcatctgccgccagcaggctaagggttaaactgcCAATAACTCTTTATTTCAGGCAAGTGTTTTTATGATCTACAGGtagaaacaaaagcaaacataatacaGTGTAACTGTGACAAAAAAAGCAATCAACACTTTTGCCTGTATTCAAGGCTGAAGTCACATCTGTGAGGTTGGGGAAGCTTCAACAGATTCAGTATAACAGAAATGCCATGCTGAAACACTGCTTGTGCGAAGTCAGCTGAATTAATAAAATCAAGAGTCTTGAAATGATCCGACTCATTTTGAATTGTACTCGCCATCTCTCTGTGCTTTTGATGACTATTGATTCCCGTTTTTGTCAGCGTCCAAAGTTTAACAACGAATCTGTCCAAAAGTTTGGGAGAACTGTTTACGTTTCAATTTCTATTCTTGGAATTACTGTGTGCAAAATCACAAGAGACTGAGACCAaaagccaatcagaatgcagaAAAAGATGCCAAATTTAGACGCAAGTATATGGTTTTTCCAAAACTGTAGCAATTGAGAGGCCCTTGGTGTGTAAAACATGGATTTTGTAGATAACTCTATAATCTTCAAGCAACAGCATAACTCAAGCTTTTTGCTCAATTTATACCTGTAAATGTATGCTTGTCCTTGGACAAACAGAATGAAAAAATGCCAGCAAAACGTCcaaagtcggacataggaattccataCCCCTGATGCATAACTGCACTCTTGACTCAAGGTTTAGTGAAATTCGGCCCTATGGTATTTGGCATAAAGTATAAACTCTGTAAAATACAACAAACCGCTGAAAAGTTAGCCAacagctattcatagctaatgttgtaATGTTTACACCtgactataaataaatatttgtattttgtatatttgcAGTTTGACACTTCTGTTTTAAGTTAGTAATATATTTGCACAGATAAATCTTTaaccaaatttgttaaaaaataaggGTCTGGAAAATATGTGACAGCGGAAAAAAATATAAGCAAAGCTAGTATTGTAGCGGGGTAGAGTacaagggtgcacttatacttccttgctattgagctagcttttatagcaacgtggtagtgtccgccttaggtgtgagaagTCCCAGGTTAGATTCCCGGTTAAGCCTGAATTATTTTCAGCCTAACATTAGTGTTACATTTGTAGTAGGGTAAAGTATAAGGCTGCACTGTACAAGCTGTTTTGTGGGCAATTTCTGCCTAGGTTTTGCTAATGGTAGTCATGGTTCTTAGCTAGTTTGTGGCATATTGGCAGCAACCAGTTCGCAGAATGATCACAGCAAGTAGTTCTATCTTCATATGCTATTTAACTCCCCTTTGGGTATTATTAGCAGGATGATCGCagtaacattttcatgaaaagatCAATGCAGCTACTTGTTCGTGGCAAATTTTATTTGCACGTGAAAAGTGAAcagtgaacaccaaacgaacatcctGTGATCATTGTATCTATTTTATAAAAAGTGTTCAAGGCATTTTCGCCTGATATTCGCATCATGATCGCAACAAGTGTTCTCAGCAAACTATATATTTCCGTGGCATAAggcaggctggtaacattgcccgatcgggcttacgacataaaaagtgatatttcttgaaaaataataaagatatttctttcaaacttggttcatctatttagcataacatatgatgcttaGCAAGATAGaagtaactttgttgccttcagttttgttagaattacttccctttttcagatttttatgatgcataatttttgaagtccaaaatagttatgtttttaatgcaatgtttaaaacagaaaaggttcaatggctttctattgctccaaacttgtgcgccaatacccttattctatatatttaggatTAATACttcgtttctagtgcagatgtatgagcattttttttaaactaacatttctctatgatgttgtaagtgaaagcagagtaaaatgtaaaaattcatgtactagcgcaataatttagagtattagaaagccattgaaccctttttttgttttaaacttagcattagaacatattttttggacttcaaagtttatgcgtcataaaaatctaaaaaggtgaaataattctaccaaaactgaaggcaaccaagttatttttattctagtTTGTATAacttgttatgcttaataaatggaccaagtttgaaaaaaatagcatcattagttttcatgaaatattactttttatgccTTAAGCCctatcgggcaatgttaccagcttGATAAGGGACTGATAGTCCATTAAAAATCATGTTCAAGGTAAACCGATTAATTAACACAAACATCCCAAGGAAATGACCAGAGTCCTTCCAAAAATCAAAAATCTGCCAAGCTTGTCAATCTTACCTGCAgtgttgttaaatgtttttcattgaaTTTATTTTCAACATATCTCAACACACATGATGTTTTCCCAACACAACCTTCTCCCAACAAAACGCATTTGAAATTAAAGTTTCTACCGCCACCAACTGCCATTTTTGAACTGTCAATCAATTACGACTTAGTACAAAGGAATCCCCGTGTTTCTGCTATAATTTAGGATATCATTTCTCTAGTTCTGATGTAAATTTCACTTCCTTGTCAAATTCAAAACATTTACACCTCTTTCTGAATGAAACATGGCGAATATGACGTCATCTGTCACGAGAAAGAAGCTTATGTGGCTGACGAAATTCAAGTTAGTGGCTGATTTTGTGAATATTGCAGATGCATAACAGGagtaaaataatgaattttaattttaattatttctggATTCCATAGACACTGCACACATCgttttacagctgttttacttcaagttctttttaaaaaattttactaGGTATATAAGCGGCATCTGTCATGAACCAAAATAAACATCATTTGTGATGATGGCAAGTGAAATAAAGGTGTATATTTGCTTTTGACAGTGTATTTACGGTGATTTTAATATAGAAGATTAATTAAGATACTAATTCATATTtctgaatgattttttttcaaagatcaTTATTTTTAAAGCCATTTTCAAAGTTGTTGAAATTGCATGGAATTTTTACACTGTCAGTTTTTTCAGTTTCACAATGTGGATCAGCTAGGCCAATTTATATATATTGAAGAGTAGTGCCACTGAGCTTTCAGGTtaattgcattattaaacatcaGTAAACACATAGAATTTTAGCAATGAAGGCTCTGAGTGACTCGTGAACATGACAACTGGTCACAATACATTTGTACAGCAGCTTACCCAATACTCTCAGGTGATTTATGACTCACCTGAGTCATGTATAT
This is a stretch of genomic DNA from Mercenaria mercenaria strain notata chromosome 4, MADL_Memer_1, whole genome shotgun sequence. It encodes these proteins:
- the LOC123551551 gene encoding ras-related protein Rab-21-like is translated as MAVGGGRNFNFKCVLLGEGCVGKTSCVLRYVENKFNEKHLTTLQASFLTKKLNIGGKRVTLNIWDTAGQERFHALGPIYYRDSNGAILVYDITDEDSFQKVKNWVKELRKMLGNDICLCIAGNKIDLEKDRHVTVAEAESYAASVGAKHYHTSAKLNKGVEEMFLDLAKNMIEKSDQDTVTRPGKNSRKSVLVVDDSEGSQQQGGGGGCCSSSS